AACACATCATTTTTTGCaaggaatgaaaataatataaaaatgatcTCAGCAGATCTCCCTAGCCGAAAAACACGTGaaactttgcaaatttttatgcaGTTTCGAATGCATGATTCaatcaataattataattacagACTTTTTGGTTATCAATAGTtgtaattataaaaataaacatttatttctGCTAACGTtagaaaaacattcaaattcaatgaaaattcGTGCGCGTTTTAATTCCCTTAAGCGGttttgatgttcttttttccagaatacaCTATTCTGAAGTTATTAGAAGAGAATATTGATTGGTACTGTAGGAACTACATATTAGAAAAAGGTAGTTTGAGACTAAGTACCATCTATAAATGATAAAGTTTGCTGGATAAAAAACTAATCAGCTCTtatgtattgatttttattcatttattactcATTAGTATAAATAAAGTCACATAATTACTTCTTCTACTTAgagaacttttaaaaattaccaTTCGACTATTTTCgataatttaaaagaaaatacttaaatttagaaggaaaatttgCCTATTTCCCTTTGCTTCGCTTCGTTTTCGTgctaagaaaagaattttttaaccTGAGATAATCAAACTATTTTACATGTTCTTCGATTTTCCTCACCAACCTTAACAGGCGTATTTTCCCAAGTTTGCTGCCAATTCTGATCATCTCCGCTCATGTACCATGGCTTCGGATTCACGTTGTTGTTGTCGTGGAAATTATTATTCAGATTGTTGTTGGCATCAAAACCGAATGGTTGTGGGAAAATTGGAGCCTTAATTATCCGCAATTTTTTCCGCTAACAAtgtcatttttctcctttttctttccttttttttctccaatatgAAACGGACCATATTAGATGTTCCTCACCTGGTTCTGAACGGGGAATGGGAACTGATTTTGTTGTCCGATCGATGGATGGAATGGTGGAAGTGGTGGAGATGGCTTAattagaatatatatatatatatatatatatatatatatacgttaCAGATCTTTTCTCAGGGAAAAGATTGTGTCCTGACGTAGATAATCTACAGTAAacagtaatttcaaaatttttctttcggaaAAGTTAGATGGACGCACCAAATGGAATTGATTTTGTGGTTGTGGTGGTTGATTAATGAACAACACCATCGGCTGTGGAGGTACAGGTTGATCAAGTCGTGGTTCCCAGAAATGAGGTTGAGGTTGAGGCTGAGGTTGTGGTTGAGCCCATGGTTGAGGTTGAGCGAACTGATGGAACGGTGGTGGTGGGACCCATGGTTGAGCCGGATGATACCATGGTTGAGGTTGTGGCTGCGGCGGTGGCATGAACATGTCTGGTTGCGGctgttgctgctgctgctgctggaACTGTAGCTGTGCTTGAGCCTGGAAAATGCGTGGgcgttgaaaagaaaaaagaagaagaagaaaaaagaaaaagaaagcagaaaatatcGCCTTATGATTGGCTGATAACTAAGCACAACAAAAGGAAACATTCCAGCCTTTTCTAAAAATACTCAAAAATCACTTAGTAATTCTTAGGATAATGCAGAGAAATAACGATAGATTCCTTTTTGTTCGAGGATTTTCGGAATTAAATTTAGGTtaaattaagatttttttctcttgggaGAAAGCATCCAGAATGTTCTGCGTTGACTGAATATGACTTACGTTCTTTTCTCCAAGGATATGTCCAATAATCTCCGGATTGTTACCGAATACCTCCGTAACTACTCGTTCTGGGGTATGGCTGTCCTGGAATAAATGAAATCACctagagaaaaagaggaagaaagcccAGTTAGTTTTCTGGGACCCTACGTCTGGGTTGCCCTTTGAGAAAACcagttctctttttctcaatGTGAGAAGGACGCGAGAggtaaaaaaacggaaaaattatTCCAGAGAAGTTCTATCTAGGTTTTTTAGGGAAACAAAATTaaagtagataaataaattttaagaaaacaatACATGAAGAAGCATCTGCGCTTAACATTTCTACAAGAATCTACAAAATGACAGGCATAAATCTACAGAAACTGCCTCTAATACTATTAATATAATTCTTAatataattctttttattgacatcatttttccgatttttttccgcctctaaaaaaactaaaccgTTTAAAGCAAGGTCCCAGAACTTCTACTTAGCTGCGCGCAGCTCGCTTCCCCTAATTTTTCGAAGGGACCTTTCgaagtcaaagaaaaaaaaaacgattcttCCTATTCTTGCATAGTTCCATACACATAATCAAATGAATTCAAGCAGTAAATATAATGGGTCCCAAAACACTTTGCTAGTCCAGTAACAGAACTTCTGAACGCATTTTTGAGTACATTGTTCTGTTTTGTGCCGATCAGCTGTGATCTACGTATGTATTGTTGCCGAGTTTCTTGTGAACTAGGCGCGGGAACATCAAACTATCAGGATCGACATGATGGGACCGGGAATTTTCCACTATTTACTTTCTTATCTCCTACACAATAGAAAATTCTTTgtcttttcctccttttcttcttttttctttttctttctttctttattagtgAATTTTCTACAGTTTTACTCGTTGCAACTTTGCTACTACCAGTTTTTCTATAGTTCACCaagttgtggaaaaaaatagatattttCACCTCATTCTTTTGTTTCCTTCAACTAGTTATCCACTAATAtcgatagaaaataataaatggtaGATAGTTGCTGTTCCGACTActacttttctttccattttttttttgtttcaatgaaCTGTGACTATggttttattcaaatttgtttcttggtttttcttcGGGAATTCTGAGAGattatggataaaaaaaattgtggaaaacgAGTGTGACAGCAGTCACCAGTTGGTATTCGTTGATTTTGACCTACATATCAGTGTTCACATCATTTACACCCAATTTTCATTgtaaaactgcagaaaaactAAATGTTCTTtccgaaaatttctatttcttttcttatctttttttttaaattctttttctaatttcttttttctaatccaGTAGCGTTCTTAAGGTTAGCAATTGTAGGTCATCATGGCTTTAGGCGGTGAATTCAaaccctttttttaaagtgggTATTGTTTCTAAGTCATATTCACTAACTCTAACCTAAATCCTAATCTAAATCCTAATCCAAATCCTAACCAAGCTCTAAGCGAAGTCGTAACCTAAATCCCAACCTAGCCTAACTCTAAATCCTTAATTTGAGCACAAATTACCTTCTCGAAATGATGAGTGATCCTCATTTGTGGTTCCTCTTCAGGAGCATCCCAAATCGGTCCGAATACCTGATTATCATCCACGAATTGTGGTCCGTCCCAACGATTGAATCtggaacacgaaaaaaaagcgatcgAAACTCAGGGCATGCCCTCCAGTGGATTATTGTACTGAGAAAAGATGGCCGACCTGTCCGCTGGTCTTATCCACGGTGATGGACGGATACTGTCACGATCGAATTGCCATCCGAGATCACCGCGATTTCCCCTGAAAATATGTTGTAAAGGCTCTGAAACCCAtggaaaccagaaaaaaaaaccatgtcCTCAACTTACATTTCATTGTTAACTTCAGGATTATGGAACGGGCCAAAAATTTGTCGTGGCATAGCAACTTCTCCGAAAGCGTCATCAATCGCTTGTTGAGACATCTGTAAAAGTGAGAATCTTTACTCagttaactttttcttttcatagatTCTTGGATCGTTCCTTTCCTGACCTGATTTCCCTGAATTGGTTTCACCTCAATCACATGAACTTGCATATCACCGTTCAAACCCATCTCTTCAGCGTTCTCACGCATTTTCGACAAAAGCATGCGAAGAAGATCGAACTTGGTTGactaaatcaataaattaaaatcGATAATTTCACATTACGCAGTTGATCAAGTATGAAGTAAAGTTAAGTATTTGTAAGTTATGGATACAATTAAGTATATTTATGTACGTAATTAGTTTAAGCGACAGAAATTATCCCGTAGCAAATATTTCTACAACTTAGATGGCAGAactcctttttctcctttcctcaCGTAATGCCAAGCCTAagattacatatttatttatttatttatttacatttgaaAATTAAGCTGTCAGATGTGAATTTATGTGATTTCAAAGGATTTTGTTCCTTTTGCAGAAGGTCAGGTCCCGAGCAGAATAGCCTGAGAGGAACAGTGCAGCATGATTGTAAGAGGGAAATAGAGACTTTTTCCATGCTCCACGTAGCTCCCTcacatttgttgttttttttcttattttttgaaattcatctGTGACAGTGTTGTGCTTCCTGCATTACTTTAGAACTGattcagtttcaaaaaaaaataataacaccaataataaacataataatatataatataataatataacaaaattaataatataataataataaaataataaattttttccaaaaaaagtaaggaaaaaacaCTATGAATAAGACTGCAATCTTCAGAAGTTATGTTtattctccagaaaaattatTCCCTCCTCGAAACCTCGTAGTCCTTTCCTCTTAGCACACATCTAATGTTGATTTATGTGTCAAAGTCGATTGTTGACATATTCCATTCCGCTATTTCGGAAAAagtctggtttttttttgcttcgaatGAGCCCCTTTCAAGAACCGGTAACTGTTTTGTGGATGCCGAATGCCGAAACGAATAAACGGTGAGCTTTCGGGGATCGGCAGGCGGATTATATGGCTGGCTCATTTATGGATGGCGTCCAGCCGTGACCATCAAACAAGTCACCGCCGTCATCGCCGCATTTTCTATCCGCTATTAAAACAGCTGACACCGTTTAGATTTCGATGATTATCCATATAGTGACCGATTACGTAGGTTAGTAGGTGTTGGTGACGAGGTCACGGTGCACATGGCGGAACTGAtgagcgagcgagcgagctAGCGATTGTACAGCTATGGGGACGAGTTCACCGGTATCGCTTACATACATGCCGAGATTGAGGTCAATTCCTGTGTCATATTGATTACTGGTAGAAATTTAGCCCGGTGGTATGTCAGAGACAAAATTTATATCCattccttctttgtttttccaatttcctgCACTTTGAATGCTTACGGACGAGTTCTCCGTTatgaattaaaagaaaattgagagaaTTGCTCGTTTTCTGACGTATGTTAGTCCCTTATGACTTCTAATATAATCCAAACCACGTCCACGTACGGAATCCAAGGATAGGTCCATCTAAGGATTTTTCActactttgaaaaagaaaaaaaaaacatatgcgGAAAGTACGAGTTTTGCTGGAGCAGTGAGTCAAGTCAGACTAGCGACGGTCGCTATTGGTCAGTTTTTGACAACGCCCATTGCATTAATTGAACCAATAGGGAAATTAGGGGCAACGATGACGTGATTGGTCTCCTACAAAAACACCACCATGACAATAATCGTTTCCTGATTCCGTTAAAAGATCAAATAGGCCCCGCCCATATTTTAAATATCCATTTGAGCAAAGGTTATCCCTACCACTTCATTGTTTACTTCCAGTGGTGTTTCTTCATTAGCTGGGGCGgttgttgttgtggttgtTGTTGAAGACGCCGAATCTTCGACTAAGCTAAAATGAATCAATAATTCGAATCGATCAATTATTGATCGTGCACGTTGGCTCACCTATCTTGTCGTCTAGGGAATGCGGGCAGTTCATTGATAGGCTGTTGAATTTGTGGCTGTGGTTGTTGAATTTGTTGTTGCGCCTGCGACAGTAATTCAAAACCAAGCATACGTTGGCGTAGTTCAGCCCTGAATCAGGTTTCGTTACGGTAGGAAATGGTGCGTTAACAGATAATATTTGACTAACAAATGGTGTGTGTAAGTTTGCAGAAGCCGGTATCTTTTACTTTACAAGGTTTCTCACcgggaaaaaagagattattGGTTGGGGGAATACACAGATAACGAATTTGATAGTCGCGAAAAATTCCACAGATCGTTTCAGGACTATTAGGGGACCCGAATACGGTATCAGTTAACTAAAAATGGTTCAATGAGTTCTAGTGGAACACGTGGCGGAGATCGTAGTCCGTGATGGTGCCACGGAAGAGACGATCATAACAATTTGTGTGGATTGCCTGCGATTTTCATTTGCACCCAGGCCTTTAAAGGACCACATACATGACTCTGTGTGTGCatgacaaaaacaattttttcccctcgTTTTCCCcctcttttttccctcctcttcctcatttctgctttttttgtgttccttAGTGAAATCATTCCAATGTTAAGGTAAATTTCAGCAGATCCCCTACATGttcgaagaaaattcccaTTGTAAGCGGTGCAAAATCTCTTCAAATGATGTTTTTCGGGGAACAAAGCAAACGTTCCAGAAAGTGCAACGCaggatttttccaaaacaCTTGAAAAGATAAAAGTTTAGTCATTTCTTTACAGAGGGGTTCTAAGTAGCAAAGTTAAACATTGTTTGACGTCAACAACAGACATAGCCAACGCTTTTGTGCCTATTTAacttaaggaagaaaagagccGACATCTAGGAAAActctagaaaaatatttccagatACTTCTAGTCGTTCCCGTTGCCTCCTCTGGACCGCTGGAAATTGTTCACTGAGCTGAAGTTCCCGGAAAATCTCGAAAActttgcaaaaagaaagaggttTTGCAAATTATGTAGACTGTTGTGTTCCCCTCGGAGTTTGTAAACGAATGAACCGGTTACAGGGATACggtaattttgaaagaaaatttcatttttagaagGATTCCAACCACTTACCATTTCAGTCGTAAAAATGCTTGATCCCTTTGTCTATTGTAGGTGATCTCCGAAATTGTAAGACAAAGCAGCACGATAAAGAATGCAGCAACAATCCAGGATAGAACTAAAACAGTAGGGAATTTAGGATAGGATTTTATTTACACTACTGAAAAACTGCAGTAAACACATACCTCCACATCCCCACCTCTTAGGTGGTGGCGCTCTTGGTACGATAATCGGTGCCGGTACCGGCATCGCCGGTGGTGTGCCTAGAGGTACCTGGAAGAAATCTCATTTTAAACAGTAGATTATTTAATGGCAATATTTATCGATTAGAAAATTTTGCTAATTAATGGCTCAATTAACTTggtttctttattattattattattattattattattattattattattattattattattattattattattattattattattattattattattattattattattattattattattattattattattattattattattattattatttattggttcaattatttatttctttagttcCATCATTCCATTTACATCACCGAATTCGgcactgaatagaagaatgggGAACAATTCGtggttttttctctaaatctGAAAATAGGTCCCAAAACATGAAGACGTCTTCTAAGGAAGTATTTAGTTTAGAATAAGCAAAAATTACGAGACATATTTGGCTGACAAGTCgaatttttcgaatgaaaaaatcccccccccccccaaaaaataACCCTAAAATTAGATCATGTCCAGCTTACTTTATACCATGTATGCTACTTGTCTCAAACTTCTTCTGTTaactaaaatttttaaaatttaatttaatttaaaaaaaaaaattaacagtatATGATAATACATTTTGTTTATCATATACTGTTACTGTTCatgttttatgtttatgtttgtttACATTTAGTTTTATGCGTTTGTGGAAAATTATGTTCATGGAATACGATCTAACATGAGGTACatatatttgcaaaatttttctaggaatttttgtATCCAATCGATTAccaattacatttatttattttttcatcatgGTGATCATTTTAATTCCGTTTATTCACCACATTTCAACATCGGCCCACTGTTTTCGGAAGTTTTTAAGAGGATCAGATctcgttttattttatattataaatattttatttgttttatcatTTAGCAATTTATTTGTGTCTTTTTCGGAATTGTTAAAATATTTAATTGACTTAAttgttaatttaatttgtttacTACTTGATGCAAACACGTATCAACAAGCAATACTAGTAGGAACTAATACCAGTAGGAAAAGGCGGTCCTGCGGAGTGAGTTTaatgaaaatgaggaaatgttctattttttgGCGAATGGATGTGGagcacaaataaataaataagtaaacaaatgtaTACACAAACTTAAAGCTAAACCTCTTTCACTCAGAGGATTGGCAGGGACATTGGTAAGCTGTTAAACAGAATTCACATGTGTAATTAACCTCATAAGAcagcttccagaattttcggaAGTATCAGGAATAAACTACGCCAAGATTTACGTATAACGTTACATACGactaaaatggaaaattattttatattattttttaaggaatCATAGCAGTTTAGTTTTAATAGGACAGGTTTCAATTTTCCCAGAACATTTAACTGTAGAAATCAGATATGATCTTACATTGAAAATGATGGGTACGGTCGAAAGGTCCCGCTTCATTGGGTCAGAATGACGGAGCGACAGACAGAGGATGGGGCGTAGATATTTGTTCGCATGAGCGAACTTCCTCACTATACAACTAGAGGAGTGCAcatgtacatatatttataACACATAATCCGTTTTTTCCCCCGTCTTCCAAAGAGCTGGTAACTCCTTGACGGAAAATATACGTTAGACAGGAATAACCGGTTTCTTCCCTAACACGAATACGAAATCCTAGTTCTTTCGGGATGAATTATTTGCAATGCAGCTGTTTCTTCAGCTGAATAATGTATGTACACTAGTagggctaaaaaaaaacttgtggagGCAATATTTAAACAACTACAGTAGAAGGTATAATACATTGAGGAAGCAGTGCAtttctttaagaaataaatCCTAGACAAGttccagaaaagttttttttttcgtacgttTATACTTCACCAGATCTAACCCGGCAGCATTTTCCCTAGTTTACCTGGAAAATATTGGAACTCAACTTATGCTGCTTGATATTTTGctatgagaagaagaaaaaaaaagaataaaagggcTCATGGAATGAAttcatggaaatttctggatcaCATACCTTAGGTGGTTCTGCCTTCTCCAAATCCGATTTTTGTGCCTTCTCCTTATCATCTAAGCCCACTGTAAACACTTTCATCCTCGGCTGGTGAACCTATAAATGGAAGTAATTCAGCCGTAAATCGAATAGCCATAATATCCGTAAAATGGCGAAAAATTCTAgtcgaaataaaatgaacgaaTCCGGAAACGAtattaagaaatatttgagaGAGAGCAAATTTTCTGGGGCGAAAAATTAGAGGATCGGTGACGATATGTTCAGGAAGGTGGAAGAATTCGAGAGATACAACCATCACGCCCTCATCCATCCATCAGGTGCTATCAGGTGCCCCACCACCTTTCACTAAATAAACTCCATAACTTTTTGAAGAGTGTCCAGAGTTCGAAACATACGGCTGTAAAAACAGTGAACAGAGTGCTGAAGCACACGTCAAACTCATCCCATCGGCTGACTTCACCAACCCCCGCTGCATTcgtctttgtttgtttacctCACCGGGTACCATTGATATTTACTCTTCCAGGAAATGTTCTCTGATATAGTACATatacacaggaaaaaaaaaaacaggattctATGACATTCGATAACTTCActaacttttttgttgttagcGCGGacaagaaatttttgctgCTCTTGCGGCGCCAGCCAAACAACATgcacagaggaaaaaaagtagcactGGATTATGTGCAGAACTGATTCCGAAACTAGAACCTACTGCTGACGATAGGAGGGTCCTGCgtggaaaatttatttttgcttattcAAACTTTTCTATGTCGTCAAcgtttttccaaaaatcccccatcaaagagaagaaaaatctccaaaatttgcaaaattgaaGGGAATAAATGCCCTTGGGCCCTTAGATAACCCCTCAACCTCTCACTACCTCATTATTGGGATGAGGAGGTGGAGGTGGAGGTGGAGCGGGTGCTGACAAATAATAGATCTCTCGAAGTTGAAAAATGTCGGGAGAGATCCTGTTAATTAATGAAAATGGTTCTGTTTATCTGCACTTTTTGAGTGTAATGATGGCGGAGGTCACGTTGAGGACTAAACCTCACATCCTCAGGCACAATATGCACGAGAATCGAAATTCTTTTAAACCTCTCCgataaattttgaagttcGAAGTGTTGAAAACATCTCGAATTGAGTGAATTTAATATAAAAAGATTAATTGCGGAGTAATTTTGCAGAGAATTCAACGAACGATTAGAAGATTACATAGCGAAAGTTCCGGAAATTCGAATTATCCTTTGATAGGTTTgcaaaacttctgaaaaacggGTATGAGAAgataaataggaaaaaatacgAATTTTGCTCCGCTTTGTGGGTACGTGGAATAGGATTCTTAAGAAAAGGATTtgaaatcttaaaaattgAAGTTAAAGGTGAAGAGAATCCAAATAAAAGTCAATCTAAAAGAATAgtaattttgaagaacatttcaaaaatttagaagaTTTATTTGAAACAATGTAAAATCTATGTATAGTATATGTAAAAAAGTTCCCTGTCAAGTTGCAAGACACCAATTCGCCGCAAAATATCTCAAATAGACGTTAATTTACTgaatttcggattttttcGTGTAACCGAAGATCGAAGATCGGTCATGAAAGCACATAAAATTTCCTACGACTTCGCTTAgattttttccacgaaaaaattggaatgcCTCTTTCGAGAAAATCCCAGCATTTCGGCGAATAGAAGCGTTTCGACTCGAAAAAGTGTCGCTTTGCATTCTCACGCGCCGCTGGTCAACTAGGATTAGAAGTTAGCAGTTGAGTCTCCAGTCTGACCAGTATTTAGGATAGTAAGCctcggggaaaaaaacgcgagcagtttttttttcgttgaaaaaattacttccACTCGATAatgatcctctttttttgctctagaTTTGAAATTATGTGCTGCTTATTTACTTGtacacattattattattattattattattattattattattattaatgtttaCGTAATCCAcataattcaagaaaaaaatggaccgTATCACGCTGGAATTCTGTTACATAGTAGCTGATTTCACAGCTTTTTTTGAGCAAACCGAATCAGGTCACTACAGTAACCTATCATTTCGTTTATAGTTGATATTTACAACAAATAACCTGCAATCCGTAATCTAATGATAATTTACTCCAATGAAAATGAGGCCAATCCGGAATGAACGGCTCCGAACTAAAGTAAACACCGGTTTGCAGCGGTCGATTCgaagaaggtgaaaaaatgagacgaaaaatattctaaaattaATATGCAAGTGCGAAAAAGCGCAGGACCATGTCAATATTTGTATTTGCGTTGCGTTGGAGTGATGATCGTATGGTCCTAGACTGCAGCGGCGGCCGGCGACGTTTTTCTGGACAACAGCAACGCAACCGCAGCGATCGGTGACGGAGCGATGGAGCGGACTGCTGTCCAGAACCAGCTTACCACAGCCACAGTCGGGCGGGTGGGCCCAGCCAGCCAGCCTATTCAGCACCGACTGGACATTCATCCACACATCCATGACCGGCTGCACAAATGTTGATCAACCTATATTGATCTAACTCAGCCCGCATACATACATCAAGCCGACATCATATCCTCGGCTGCCTGCAACGAATTGTGTTCCCGGATCGAATTTCGTATAGTAGCGTGGTGAAGTGGTGGGTGCGAACGTTTGGATGATTTCCGGCAGGATTCCAGATATCTTGAGAAATTGCAGGAACACGACCATTCACTTCTCCGGGCGTTCTTCCTCGGTACaaagaaaatcgcaaaatTATGACCCACGTCAATGCTGTGGAGATCCCAAACTTCGATCAAACATTGCGCCATAGATCATCATGATCGCAAGggaaattttataatttcagaaaaacaagaattattggcacaataataataaataataatattataataataactaataatattCATCCATAACCAGTTCATTGATCACGAGAAAATGGCGCCTTCGCCGCCACAGGAATCCAGGGCATAGGGAGGATGTTGACGCGTAGGAGAATTTATAAAACCAAACTCTTCCTAACTTCCCGAAAAAGGCTGcgcttaaaataaataatgagggTATTTTTCACGACAAATATGATAAATTGAACATGAACCGTCACTCTTATCTCCTCACTGCCTCATGTCCGGAAAAAATCATTGGCTGCAGGTCACGCGAAATGTAAGGAGGTCACCACATTTGCGAAGCGAAGCCTGTGCCCAATATTCTAACACCATCGAACAAATCATGAACGACTAGAAGCATGTAGGAATtaaacaaggatttttttaatgcagtTCCTAGAATTTGATGTGTATAGTGGTACAGTATGGGATCGAAACGGAGCTACGGAGACTAATATTGTTAAGGTCGTCGTCGAATTATCGAATATTTCCGAAAATAAGGCGATAAAACTGTAAACTGTTTTGTCGCTCCGCCTTCTTTGATCTCCTACTACGCTGACAGACTATAAACGCCCAGTAAACGTCTAATCACATCTATTATTTGTGTCAGTAACGGGATGGGATGTGAAAGTTGGTCGTCAGAGGTAATAAATGTGCgataagtggaaaaaaagccacaaaatatttagaattttctaaatttgcaCAGGTCTGGATACACTGAGCTGGAACGGCTCTGGGCCGTAATTTTTTCTGACAATAAGAAATATGGAACaataacatagaaaaaaatcaatttaggaatggaaaattttgttaGAAGCGTCCAATCCTCAACATTATGTAGGAATTTCAACCTTAAACTTCCATAGAATTTTgctaagagaagaaagagagaagtgttgaaaaaaaataggttaATGTAAGTCTGTATGTTcatattattgtttatatttatagagtactgtatttttcaaaactaactATGTAATGGAAGAGGTAATATCAATAAggtgaataagtaaataagaaaCATTAAGAAAATAATGGTAAGAATCGTAACAGGTGCCGAAACGCCGCCAAAAAGTTGTTGGATTGATTCAGCGggggtcaaaacgagctgaAATGGATGCGTTCGCCGTGTGATCTACCAAAGATCAGTCCACGCCTataaaaattatgtgaaaaaaaatgggaatcgTCCAATCCAGGTGGCTAGATGAGCGCTTTAAAGTGTTCAAGGATAAATTCCATGGTGTCGCCTACGCCTTCGACTACAGAGGTGAACAGCTGTGCtgtaatttaagaaaaaaaattcaaaaaaaaacaactggaaTTTATTGCCCAttttcgactgtctttgaatctcggcatgttgaaacgcag
This is a stretch of genomic DNA from Necator americanus strain Aroian chromosome II, whole genome shotgun sequence. It encodes these proteins:
- a CDS encoding hypothetical protein (NECATOR_CHRII.G4637.T1), translating into MSRQRDYIGSDKGDDAETLAVIKFVNNLGCCLDWTADKLQSLCQDSRKVELFWKMWYTTKFEIEKGFIQAVIRSHPSYPGYFVEFHSLMMVHTVHQPRMKVFTVGLDDKEKAQKSDLEKAEPPKVPLGTPPAMPVPAPIIVPRAPPPKRWGCGVLSWIVAAFFIVLLCLTISEITYNRQRDQAFLRLKWAELRQRMLGFELLSQAQQQIQQPQPQIQQPINELPAFPRRQDSLVEDSASSTTTTTTTAPANEETPLEVNNEVSTKFDLLRMLLSKMRENAEEMGLNGDMQVHVIEVKPIQGNQMSQQAIDDAFGEVAMPRQIFGPFHNPEVNNEMGNRGDLGWQFDRDSIRPSPWIRPADRFNRWDGPQFVDDNQVFGPIWDAPEEEPQMRITHHFEKDSHTPERVVTEVFGNNPEIIGHILGEKNAQAQLQFQQQQQQQPQPDMFMPPPQPQPQPWYHPAQPWVPPPPFHQFAQPQPWAQPQPQPQPQPHFWEPRLDQPVPPQPMVLFINQPPQPQNQFHLPSPPLPPFHPSIGQQNQFPFPVQNQAPIFPQPFGFDANNNLNNNFHDNNNVNPKPWYMSGDDQNWQQTWENTPVKFDTPFNPHPAAAAPWVDNTAAVVEPHPAPVPVVPQPVVLPDPHTGHDSDGIDGFPREEKFNVPVDIAVEAHPKVIENAVLTPDHPIDSSAVNSWQHAQPEAAEEQMPASVPVVSDPNVGPAEDKDFLPLRDNEEIIPRPLEETEKAVVVQDDFPKKVDNPFFQVDDPNSVNNFRV
- a CDS encoding hypothetical protein (NECATOR_CHRII.G4637.T2) → MKVFTVGLDDKEKAQKSDLEKAEPPKVPLGTPPAMPVPAPIIVPRAPPPKRWGCGVLSWIVAAFFIVLLCLTISEITYNRQRDQAFLRLKWAELRQRMLGFELLSQAQQQIQQPQPQIQQPINELPAFPRRQDSLVEDSASSTTTTTTTAPANEETPLEVNNEVSTKFDLLRMLLSKMRENAEEMGLNGDMQVHVIEVKPIQGNQMSQQAIDDAFGEVAMPRQIFGPFHNPEVNNEMGNRGDLGWQFDRDSIRPSPWIRPADRFNRWDGPQFVDDNQVFGPIWDAPEEEPQMRITHHFEKDSHTPERVVTEVFGNNPEIIGHILGEKNAQAQLQFQQQQQQQPQPDMFMPPPQPQPQPWYHPAQPWVPPPPFHQFAQPQPWAQPQPQPQPQPHFWEPRLDQPVPPQPMVLFINQPPQPQNQFHLPSPPLPPFHPSIGQQNQFPFPVQNQAPIFPQPFGFDANNNLNNNFHDNNNVNPKPWYMSGDDQNWQQTWENTPVKFDTPFNPHPAAAAPWVDNTAAVVEPHPAPVPVVPQPVVLPDPHTGHDSDGIDGFPREEKFNVPVDIAVEAHPKVIENAVLTPDHPIDSSAVNSWQHAQPEAAEEQMPASVPVVSDPNVGPAEDKDFLPLRDNEEIIPRPLEETEKAVVVQDDFPKKVDNPFFQVDDPNSVNNFRV